A single region of the Triticum dicoccoides isolate Atlit2015 ecotype Zavitan chromosome 2B, WEW_v2.0, whole genome shotgun sequence genome encodes:
- the LOC119366889 gene encoding serpin-Z2A-like, which translates to MESVKEFALRRFPKLGQWFYTEADADQAAPGDGLQAFSLGLNKRLAHDAGRRSNLVFSPLSVYAGLSLVAAGARDRTLDELLAVLGAPSRDFLAGHVRALAEQALTDQSKTGGPRVSFACGVWHDRTMPIRPAYRDAAESFKAVARAVNFRQKPEEAREEINAWVSASTDGLIPSILSRGALSDLTDLVLANAIYFKGKWVKPFAGYLTQDDKFHRLDGTAVDAPFMCGQGRHNIACHHGFKVLQLRYEEGHGPLLPQQPALAPTAAPIYSMCVFLPDARRGLWRLTDKIACNPDFLRKHLPRDTVLVGDFRLPKFKVTFDMTMNDVLQEMGVKEAFELGKADLSDMAEDGARRKLALEQVIHRAVIEVNEEGTEAAAATCMTRLGCTPHSLPLAPCVDFVADHPFAFFIVEEVSGAILFAGHVLDPTIK; encoded by the exons ATGGAATCTGTGAAGGAGTTCGCTCTCCGCCGCTTCCCAAAGCTTGGCCAATGGTTCTACACCGAGGCCGATGCCGATCAGGCCGCTCCCGGCGATGGCCTGCAGGCTTTCTCCCTCGGCCTGAATAAGCGCCTCGCGCACGACGCCGGCAGGAGGAGCAACCTGGTCTTCTCTCCGCTGTCCGTCTACGCCGGGCTCTCGCTGGTAGCCGCGGGCGCCCGCGACCGCACCCTGGACGAGCTGCTCGCTGTCCTCGGCGCGCCCTCCCGGGACTTCCTCGCCGGCCACGTCCGCGCGCTGGCCGAGCAGGCTCTCACCGACCAGTCCAAGACCGGCGGCCCGCGCGTCAGCTTCGCCTGCGGCGTGTGGCATGACCGAACCATGCCCATCCGCCCCGCCTACCGCGATGCCGCCGAGTCCTTCAAGGCCGTCGCCCGCGCCGTCAACTTCCGCCAAAAG CCGGAGGAGGCTAGGGAGGAGATCAACGCATGGGTATCGGCATCGACGGACGGCCTCATCCCCTCCATCCTTAGCAGGGGTGCGCTGTCAGACCTCACCGACCTGGTGCTCGCCAACGCCATCTACTTCAAGGGCAAGTGGGTGAAGCCATTCGCCGGGTATCTCACCCAGGACGACAAGTTCCACCGCCTCGACGGCACCGCCGTCGATGCCCCCTTCATGTGCGGTCAAGGCAGGCACAACATCGCTTGCCACCATGGCTTCAAGGTGCTCCAGCTCCGCTACGAGGAAGGGCACGGCCCCTTGctgccccagcagccggctctaGCTCCGACGGCGGCGCCGATCTACTCGATGTGCGTCTTCCTCCCGGATGCGCGCCGCGGGCTTTGGCGGCTCACCGACAAGATCGCGTGCAACCCTGACTTTCTGCGCAAGCACCTGCCGAGGGACACTGTCCTGGTCGGCGACTTCCGGTTGCCTAAATTCAAAGTCACCTTCGACATGACGATGAACGACGTTCTCCAGGAGATGGGGGTCAAGGAGGCGTTCGAGCTGGGGAAGGCCGACCTGTCCGACATGGCGGAGGACGGCGCAAGGAGGAAGCTGGCACTAGAGCAGGTGATCCACAGGGCCGTCATCGAGGTGAACGAGGAAGGCACCGAGGCGGCGGCCGCCACTTGCATGACGCGCCTTGGGTGCACACCGCACTCGCTGCCGCTTGCACCGTGTGTGGACTTCGTGGCTGACCATCCATTTGCCTTCTTCATCGTCGAGGAGGTGTCAGGCGCGATTCTGTTTGCGGGGCACGTCCTTGATCCCACCATCAAGTGA
- the LOC119366890 gene encoding putative serpin-Z5, which yields MESVKEFAHRRFQKLGRWFRRETAAGDGLQVFALGLNKRLADDAGRSGNLVFSPLSVYAALSLVAAGARDRTLDELLGVLGAPSQDFLAGHVRALAEQVLADWSRTGGPRVSFASGVWHDRTMPIRPAYRDAAESFNAVAPAVNFRQKPEEARKQINAWVSSSTNGLIPSLVGRGALSNLTDLVLANAIYFKGKWAEPFDKYLTKNDKFHRLDGTAVDAPFMRGLGMHSIACHDGFKVLQLRYEEGRRTMWSPEPIYSMCVFLPDARDGLWRLTDKIACNPDFLREHLPRSTVLVDDFQMPKFKVTFGMTMNNVLQEMGVKEVFELGKADLSDMAEDGARRKLALEQVIHRAVIEVNEEGTEAAAATYSMAPMCSPNPAPPPPRVDFVADHPFAFFVVEEVSGAILFAGHVLDPTIK from the exons ATGGAATCTGTGAAGGAGTTCGCCCACCGCCGCTTCCAGAAGCTAGGCCGATGGTTCCGCAGGGAGACCGCTGCCGGCGACGGCCTGCAGGTCTTCGCCCTCGGCCTGAACAAGCGGCTCGCGGACGACGCCGGCAGGAGCGGCAACCTGGTCTTCTCGCCGCTGTCCGTCTACGCCGCGCTCTCGCTGGTGGCCGCGGGCGCCCGCGACcgcaccctcgacgagctgctcggGGTCCTCGGTGCGCCGTCGCAGGACTTCCTCGCCGGCCACGTCCGCGCGCTTGCCGAGCAGGTTCTCGCCGACTGGTCCCGGACAGGCGGCCCGCGCGTCAGCTTCGCGAGCGGCGTGTGGCATGACCGGACCATGCCCATCCGCCCCGCCTACCGCGATGCCGCCGAGTCCTTCAATGCCGTCGCCCCCGCCGTCAACTTCCGCCAAAAG CCGGAGGAGGCGAGGAAGCAGATCAACGCATGGGTGTCGTCGTCGACCAACGGCCTCATCCCCTCCCTCGTCGGCCGCGGCGCGCTGTCCAACCTCACCGATCTGGTGCTCGCCAACGCCATCTACTTCAAGGGCAAGTGGGCGGAGCCGTTCGACAAGTATCTCACAAAGAATGACAAGTTCCACCGCCTCGACGGCACCGCCGTCGATGCTCCATTCATGCGCGGTCTCGGCATGCACAGCATCGCCTGCCACGATGGCTTCAAGGTGCTCCAGCTCCGCTACGAGGAAGGGCGCCGCACGATGTGGTCGCCCGAGCCAATTTACTCCATGTGTGTATTCCTTCCCGACGCGCGCGACGGGCTGTGGCGGCTCACCGACAAGATCGCCTGCAACCCCGACTTTCTGCGCGAGCATCTGCCGAGGAGCACCGTCCTTGTCGACGACTTCCAGATGCCTAAATTCAAGGTCACCTTCGGCATGACAATGAACAATGTTCTCCAGGAGATGGGGGTAAAGGAGGTGTTTGAGCTGGGGAAGGCCGACCTGTCCGACATGGCGGAGGACGGCGCAAGGAGGAAGCTGGCACTAGAGCAGGTGATCCACAGGGCCGTCATCGAGGTGAACGAGGAAGGCACGGAGGCCGCGGCGGCCACTTACTCGATGGCACCCATGTGCTCACCGAACCCAGCACCGCCTCCGCCGCGTGTGGACTTTGTTGCTGACCATCCGTTTGCCTTTTTTGTCGTGGAGGAGGTGTCCGGCGCGATCTTGTTCGCTGGCCACGTCCTTGACCCCACCATCAAGTGA